One Gossypium hirsutum isolate 1008001.06 chromosome A11, Gossypium_hirsutum_v2.1, whole genome shotgun sequence genomic window carries:
- the LOC107888460 gene encoding pentatricopeptide repeat-containing protein At4g13650 — protein MFLNQISLHGSSTYFFFNHFPFLKLKPHQISLKHTQKNLQKYFIRNWRILRLDCLHTNAVSHSFDDLSIEEDEGNSKEVAFLHWMENRGIKANHQTFLWLLDGCLNSGSLEEGKKLHGKILKMGFSNEHFLSEKLMDIYIALGDLDGAIKVFDGMPKRNVFSWNKVISGFASNKMNDKVLGFYSRMVAENVNPNESTFASILKACTGSNVWFQYVEQIHARIIRDGFSFSSFVCNPLIDLYMKNGFIDSAKKLFDKLYVKDTVSWLAMISGLSQNGYEEQAILLFFEMHIAGILPTPYVFSSVLSACTKIEFFKLGEQLHSLVFKLGFSSETYVCNALVTLYSRSGNLVSAELIFSNTLLRDGVTYNSLISGLAQCGYSDRALELFERMQHDCLKPDCVTVASLLGACASLGTLFTGKQLHSYAIKAGFSTDLIVEGSLLDLYVKCSDIDTAYEFFSTTETVNVVLWNVMLVVYGQLDNLSESFHIFRQMQIEGLVPNQFTYPSILRTCTSVGAFDLGEQIHSQVIKTGFQYDVYVCSVLIDMYAKLGKLETALEILRRLPEEDVVSWTAMIAGYTQHDMFDEALKLFGDMQNQGIQSDNIGLSSAISACAGIQALSQGRQIHAQSFLSGFSDDVSIGNALVSLYARCGQRHDAYTAFKKIDKKDNISWNALISGLAQSGFCEEALQVFSQMNTAGVETNLYTFISSVSAAANTANLKQGKQIHARIIKKGYDLETEVSNALTTLYAKCGSIDDAEKEFSEMPEKNGISWNAIITGYSQHGSGIKAINLFEKMKEVGVRPNHITFVGVLSACSHVGLVEEGLGYFDSMSKEHGLVPKPEHYNCVVDLLSRAGLLCRARKFIEDMPIEPDAIIWRTLLSACAVHKNVDIGEFAAYHLLKLEPQDSASYVLLSNLYAVARKWDSRDCTRQMMKERGVKKEPAQSWIEVKSSIHAFFVGDRLHPLAKKIYEHLEDLNQQAAKIGYVQDRYSLFSDVEQGEKDPTVYIHSEKLAIAFGLLSLPSAIPVRVIKNLRVCKDCHNWIKFVSKISNRPIIVRDAYRFHHFEGGSCSCRDYW, from the exons ATGTTTCTTAACCAAATTTCTCTTCATGGTTCCTCCACTTACTTCTTCTTTAATCACTTTCCTTTCCTTAAACTCAAACCCCACCAAATCTCTCTCAAACACACCCAGAAGAACTTGCAAaag TATTTTATTAGGAACTGGAGAATATTGAGATTAGATTGTTTGCATACTAATGCGGTTTCTCATTCATTTGATGACCTTtctattgaagaagatgaagggAATTCAAAGGAAGTTGCTTTCTTGCATTGGATGGAAAATAGAGGGATTAAAGCCAATCATCAAACTTTTCTTTGGCTTTTAGATGGTTGTTTGAATTCTGGGTCTCTAGAGGAAGGAAAGAAGCTTCATGGGAAGATTTTGAAGATGGGTTTCAGTAATGAACACTTTTTATCTGAAAAGCTCATGGATATTTATATTGCTTTAGGTGATTTAGATGGTGCAATCAAGGTTTTCGATGGTATGCCAAAAAGAAATGTTTTTTCTTGGAATAAAGTGATTTCTGGATTTGCTTCaaataaaatgaatgataaaGTACTGGGGTTTTATTCAAGGATGGTAGCTGAAAATGTGAATCCTAATGAGAGTACCTTTGCCAGCATTTTAAAGGCATGTACAGGTAGCAATGTTTGGTTTCAGTATGTTGAACAAATTCATGCTAGGATTATTCGTGATGGTTTTAGTTTTAGCTCCTTTGTTTGTAACCCATTGATTGATCTGTACATGAAAAATGGATTTATAGATTCAGCGAAGAAgttatttgataaattgtatGTGAAGGATACTGTTTCTTGGTTGGCTATGATCTCCGGCTTATCTCAAAATGGATATGAGGAGCAAGctattttgttgttttttgaGATGCATATAGCAGGAATTTTACCTACACCATATGTCTTTTCTAGTGTTTTAAGTGCTTGCACAAAAATAGAGTTCTTTAAGTTGGGAGAGCAGCTCCATAGCCTTGTTTTCAAACTGGGATTTTCTTCTGAGACTTATGTCTGCAATGCTTTAGTTACTTTATATTCACGCTCTGGGAATTTGGTATCTGCCGAACTAATTTTCAGCAATACATTGCTACGGGATGGTGTTACTTATAACTCACTGATCTCTGGGTTAGCACAGTGTGGATATAGTGATAGAGCTCTAGAATTGTTTGAGAGAATGCAGCATGATTGCTTGAAACCGGACTGTGTTACAGTTGCCAGTCTTTTGGGTGCCtgtgcatctcttggaactttaTTTACAGGTAAGCAACTTCATTCATATGCCATAAAAGCTGGGTTTTCTACGGACTTAATTGTTGAAGGGTCTCTGCTTGATCTTTATGTTAAATGCTCTGATATAGATACTGCATATGAGTTCTTTAGTACAACGGAGACTGTAAATGTAGTTTTGTGGAATGTGATGCTGGTTGTATATGGGCAGTTAGATAACCTTAGTGAGTCTTTTCATATATTTAGACAGATGCAGATTGAGGGATTGGTGCCTAACCAATTTACCTATCCAAGTATTTTAAGAACTTGCACTTCCGTCGGAGCATTCGACTTAGGAGAGCAGATTCATTCTCAAGTGATTAAAACTGGTTTCCAGTATGATGTTTATGTCTGTAGTGTATTAATTGACATGTATGCTAAGCTTGGAAAGTTAGAAACTGCCTTAGAAATTCTCAGAAGACTTCCTGAGGAGGATGTAGTTTCCTGGACAGCTATGATTGCAGGGTACACACAGCATGATATGTTTGATGAGGCTCTTAAACTTTTTGGAGACATGCAGAACCAAGGGATTCAATCTGATAACATAGGACTTTCGAGTGCAATCAGTGCATGCGCTGGTATTCAAGCACTCAGTCAAGGACGGCAAATTCATGCCCAATCTTTTCTCTCCGGTTTCTCAGATGATGTTTCAATTGGCAATGCGCTTGTTAGTCTTTATGCTAGATGTGGGCAGAGGCATGATGCATATACAGCattcaaaaaaattgataaaaaagatAATATATCATGGAATGCATTGATATCCGGACTCGCACAGAGTGGGTTCTGCGAGGAAGCATTGCAGGTTTTTTCTCAAATGAATACAGCAGGAGTGGAAactaatttatatacttttatctCCTCAGTTAGTGCTGCCGCTAATACTGCTAATTTAAAACAAGGAAAGCAGATCCATGCCAGGATAATAAAAAAGGGGTATGACTTAGAAACTGAGGTGTCTAATGCTTTGACCACATTGTATGCAAAGTGTGGTAGCATTGATGATGCAGAAAAGGAATTCTCAGAAATGCCTGAGAAAAATGGGATTTCTTGGAATGCCATTATCACAGGCTATTCTCAGCATGGATCTGGTATCAAGGCAATAAATCTCTTTGAGAAGATGAAAGAGGTTGGTGTGAGACCAAATCATATAACTTTTGTGGGAGTTTTATCAGCTTGTAGTCATGTGGGTTTGGTGGAAGAGGGCCTTGGCTACTTTGACTCCATGAGCAAAGAACATGGCTTAGTGCCTAAACCTGAACATTATAATTGTGTTGTTGATCTTCTCAGCCGAGCTGGTCTTTTGTGTCGTGCAAGAAAATTTATAGAGGATATGCCTATTGAACCAGATGCCATCATTTGGAGGACCCTCTTAAGTGCTTGTGCTGTTCATAAGAATGTAGACATCGGAGAATTTGCTGCTTATCACCTTCTTAAATTGGAACCTCAAGACTCAGCAAGTTATGTCCTTCTCTCTAATTTATATGCAGTGGCTAGGAAATGGGATTCCAGGGATTGTACAAGGCAAATGATGAAAGAAAGAGGTGTGAAAAAGGAGCCTGCTCAAAGCTGGATTGAGGTTAAGAGTTCAATTCATGCATTTTTTGTTGGTGACCGGCTTCATCCACTGGCTAAGAAGATATATGAGCACTTAGAAGATCTGAATCAACAAGCAGCTAAAATTGGTTATGTACAAGACCGTTATAGCCTTTTCAGTGATGTGGAACAAGGAGAAAAGGACCCGACTGTTTATATTCACAGTGAGAAGCTGGCTATTGCATTTGGGCTCCTTAGTTTGCCCAGTGCAATTCCAGTTCGTGTGATTAAGAATCTTCGTGTGTGTAAAGATTGCCATAATTGGATCAAGTTTGTGTCGAAGATATCTAATCGGCCAATTATAGTCCGAGATGCATACCGGTTTCATCATTTTGAAGGTGGCTCTTGTTCCTGCAGAGATTACTGGTAA
- the LOC107888492 gene encoding NADPH-dependent aldehyde reductase-like protein, chloroplastic encodes MSMASTTSTNSLPLKDRVAIVTGSSRGIGRVIATHLAGLGAKLVINYTSSADQADLVATQINSLYPGDSPRVVTVKADVSDPAQVKLLFDSAEQAFGSPIHILVNSAGVLDPKYPKIADTALEDFDRIFSVNTRGAFLCAKEAANRLKRGGGGRIILLSSSMAAALRPGFGAYAASKAAIEAMVKILAKELKGTGITANCVAPGPIATEMFFAGKSEEVVQRCIDECPHNRLGQSEDVAPVVGFLASDASEWTNGQTIRVNGGYV; translated from the exons ATGTCCATGGCTTCTACAACCAGTACCAACTCTCTCCCACTCAAAGACCGAGTTGCTATAGTAACTGGGTCATCTCGTGGTATTGGCCGAGTTATAGCCACTCACCTGGCTGGACTCGGTGCTAAACTCGTTATTAACTACACTTCCAGTGCAGACCAAGCCGATCTCGTAGCTACCCAGATCAATTCTCTGTATCCGGGTGACTCCCCGCGCGTTGTGACTGTCAAAGCCGATGTTTCGGACCCTGCCCAGGTCAAGCTTCTGTTTGATTCGGCTGAGCAGGCGTTTGGATCACCGATTCACATCCTGGTTAACTCTGCTGGAGTTCTGGATCCTAAGTATCCTAAAATTGCTGATACTGCATTGGAGGACTTTGACCGTATTTTCAG TGTAAACACAAGAGGGGCATTCTTGTGTGCCAAGGAAGCAGCAAACAGGCTGAAGCGTGGCGGTGGAGGTCGGATCATACTGCTGTCATCATCAATGGCTGCTGCACTGAGGCCAGGATTCGGGGCATACGCAGCATCGAAGGCAGCTATAGAGGCAATGGTAAAAATACTAGCAAAGGAACTCAAAGGAACTGGTATCACTGCGAATTGCGTGGCACCAGGGCCGATTGCGACAGAGATGTTCTTTGCTGGGAAAAGTGAAGAGGTAGTGCAGAGATGTATTGATGAATGTCCACATAATCGACTTGGTCAGAGCGAAGATGTTGCACCCGTTGTCGGGTTCTTGGCCTCTGATGCTAGTGAGTGGACTAATGGACAAACCATTCGCGTTAATGGCGGCTatgtttga
- the LOC107888442 gene encoding PHD finger protein ING2 — translation MAIARTGVYVDDYLEYSSTLPAELQRLLNTIRELDERSQSMINQTRQQTKYCLGIAANRGNGNSYMNNGHEDEETVEKMRKDIEASQENALSLCTEKVLLARQAYDLIDSHVKRLDEDLTYFAEDLKQEGKIPPDEPAILPPLPIVPPKVEKRKFFYGTPQSKRLDYRDRDWDRERDRDFELMPPPGSHKRDFATPLDVDQPIDPNEPTYCVCHQVSFGDMIACDNENCQGGEWFHYACVGLTPETRFKGKWYCPTCRMLPQCQ, via the exons ATGGCAATCGCGAGAACGGGCGTCTACGTCGACGATTATTTGGAGT ACTCAAGCACCTTGCCAGCTGAGCTTCAAAGACTCCTCAATACAATTCGAGAACTCGATGAACGGTCCCAAT CTATGATTAATCAGACGAGGCAGCAAACTAAGTATTGTTTAGGAATTGCGGCGAACAGAGGGAATGGAAATAGTTATATGAATAATGGTCATGAAGATGAGGAAACCGTTGAGAAAATGAGGAAGGATATAGAGGCCAGTCAAGAAAATGCACTGAGTTTGTGCACTGAGAAGGTTTTGTTGGCGCGGCAAGCTTATGATTTA ATAGATAGCCACGTAAAACGTCTTGATGAGGATTTGACCTACTTTGCAGAGGATCTAAAGCAAG AAGGAAAAATTCCACCGGATGAGCCTGCCATTCTCCCTCCACTACCTATTGTTCCTCCAAAGGTTGAGAAACGCAAGTTTTTTTATGGAACACCTCAATCAAAGAGACTGGATTATAGGGATAGAGATTGGGATCGAGAGCGTGATAGGGATTTTGAACTGATGCCTCCTCCAGGAAGCCATAAGAGAGATTTTGCTACCCCTCTTGATGTTGATCAACCCATTGATCCAAATGAACCTACTTATTGTGTCTGCCATCAG GTGTCATTTGGAGATATGATTGCATGTGACAATGAAAAT TGCCAAGGAGGTGAATGGTTCCATTATGCTTGTGTTGGGCTGACACCGGAGACAAGATTCAAGGGAAAGTGGTACTGCCCGACCTGTAGGATGCTTCCACAATGCCAATAA
- the LOC107888483 gene encoding NADPH-dependent aldehyde reductase-like protein, chloroplastic — translation MHFAIKIRTYFFLVRGLTLPYAYTNIVAIHPFSIPQHISSSFTILAAETSMEVSQSLLPLKDRVAIVTGGSRGIGHAIVNHLQSLGARVAINYASNSTQADLLASELNASCTTDHHPQAVAIKADVSDPEQVKLLFDKTEQEFGSKIHILVNCAGIMDQKYPTLANTAVEDWDMTFNINTKGSFLCCREAARRLTRDGRGRIITISTSLVGSLLPGYAAYVASKAAIESMTKILAKELKGTKITANCVAPGPVATELFFAGKTEETIQRFVDGCPLGRLGEPKDIAGIVGFLASDAGEWTNGQVIRVNGGVVV, via the coding sequence ATGCATTTTGCCATAAAAATTCGAACCTACTTTTTTCTAGTCAGAGGCTTGACTTTGCCGTATGCATATACAAATATTGTAGCCATCCATCCATTTTCAATACCCCAACACATCTCTTCAAGTTTCACCATTCTTGCAGCTGAAACAAGCATGGAAGTGTCACAATCTTTGCTTCCACTTAAGGACCGAGTAGCAATAGTAACAGGTGGCTCTCGTGGAATCGGCCATGCCATTGTCAACCACCTTCAATCTCTAGGTGCAAGAGTGGCGATCAATTATGCTTCGAATTCAACACAAGCTGATCTTTTGGCATCGGAGTTAAACGCTTCGTGTACCACTGATCATCATCCCCAAGCAGTTGCCATCAAAGCCGATGTTTCAGACCCCGAGCAAGTCAAGCTACTCTTTGATAAAACCGAGCAAGAATTTGGCTCCAAAATACACATCCTAGTCAACTGTGCTGGTATAATGGATCAAAAATACCCAACCTTAGCAAACACAGCAGTAGAGGATTGGGATATGACATTCAACATCAACACCAAAGGATCGTTCCTTTGTTGTCGCGAGGCAGCACGTCGGTTGACACGCGACGGCAGAGGAAGAATCATAACGATCTCCACATCTTTGGTGGGATCCCTCTTACCTGGATATGCAGCTTATGTTGCTTCAAAAGCAGCTATTGAGTCGATGACAAAGATTTTGGCTAAGGAACTCAAAGGCACAAAGATAACAGCAAATTGTGTTGCACCAGGGCCAGTAGCCACAGAACTGTTCTTTGCTGGTAAAACTGAAGAAACTATACAGAGATTTGTGGATGGTTGCCCTCTAGGTCGATTGGGCGAGCCAAAGGATATAGCAGGAATTGTAGGGTTTTTAGCCAGTGATGCTGGTGAGTGGACCAATGGGCAGGTTATTAGAGTCAATGGAGGAGTTGTTGTGTAA